The proteins below come from a single Rutidosis leptorrhynchoides isolate AG116_Rl617_1_P2 unplaced genomic scaffold, CSIRO_AGI_Rlap_v1 contig372, whole genome shotgun sequence genomic window:
- the LOC139883235 gene encoding LOW QUALITY PROTEIN: scarecrow-like protein 28 (The sequence of the model RefSeq protein was modified relative to this genomic sequence to represent the inferred CDS: deleted 1 base in 1 codon) has translation MLAGCSSSSSLLSPRHRLRSETSSVAQFQGSCHFQLPSMNTQRLDLPCSSFSRKEANSRSQQPLESKPSSCSLNKQNIRLPPLTISGRQNVREDFWEEEKKKGKKSLKRFAEHSLTDESCVKRVKRTSTTQDSSDDEVSEGHHDEGLSFWFQSGVGGGQNSHFCSEEEERVCFAPSEVVSPPLPLSNNPWIDSVITEITDFGEKDVETSHRPERDVSGSSDSSESRRRQSSGLGLQQEISSGHEEVHNGSVNPYYHHQQQEQGTSQDFSGLEERQYLEHQGFELVSLLTACVEAIGSKNIPAINHFIAKLGGLASPRGNTISRLVAYYTEALALRVTRLWPHIFHITPPREFDRIDDDSGFGTALRVLNQVSPIPKFLHFTANETLLRAFEGKDRIHIIDFDIKQGLQWPSFFQSLASRANPPSHVRITGIGESKQDLNETGDRLAGFADALNLGFEFHPVVDRLEDVRLWMLHVKDKESVAVNCMLQLHKILYDTNGGALRDFLGLLRSTNPILIVIGEQEAEHNAPSFESRVANSLKYYSAIFDLIDSSLPMESPGRIKIEEMFAKEMRNIVACEGNGRVERHESFEKWKKLVEEGSFLRCKGIGEREFQQSRMLLRMYNNKYEVKMDEQSGAITLSWLDQPLYTVSAWEPVLDIAGGASSSSFPQPV, from the exons ATGTTGGCGGGGTGTTCTAGTTCTTCTTCATTGTTGTCACCAAGGCATAGATTAAGGAGTGAGACATCATCAGTAGCACAGTTTCAAGGTTCTTGTCATTTTCAGTTACCATCAATGAACACACAGAGATTGGATTTGCCATGTAGTAGCTTCTCACGGAAGGAAGCTAATTCCCGTTCTCAGCAACCGTTAGAATCGAAGCCAAGCAGTTGTTCTCTTAATAAACAGAACATTCGGTTGCCGCCGTTAACAATAAGTGGAAGACAGAATGTGAGAGAAGACTTCTGGGAGGAGGAGAAGAAGAAAGGTAAGAAGAGCTTGAAGAGGTTTGCAGAACACAGCCTGACCGACGAGTCGTGTGTTAAGCGAGTTAAGAGAACTAGTACTACTCAGGATAGCTccgatgatgaagtcagcgaaggCCATCATGATGAGGGTTTGAGTTTTTGGTTTCAGTCAGGAGTAGGAGGAGGACAGAACAGTCATTTTTGCTCGGAGGAGGAAGAAAGGGTGTGTTTTGCTCCAAGTGAAGTAGTCTCACCACCATTGCCATTGTCTAACAATCCTTGGATAGATTCTGTCATAACTGAAATAACAGATTTTGGTGAGAAAGATGTGGAGACCAGCCATAGACCGGAGAGAGATGTTTCCGGTTCGAGCGATTCATCGGAAAGTCGTCGTCGTCAAAGCTCAGGCCTTGGATTACAACAGGAGATATCATCAGGACATGAAGAAGTTCATAATGGATCTGTGAATCCTTattatcatcatcaacaacaagaaCAAGGCACCAGTCAGGATTTCAGTGGATTAGAAGAGAGGCAGTATTTGGAACATCAGGGTTTTGAGCTTGTCAGCTTACTTACAGCTTGTGTCGAAGCGATCGGGTCGAAGAATATTCCAGCAATCAACCATTTCATTGCTAAACTTGGAGGTCTTGCTTCTCCAAGAGGAAACACTATAAGCCGG CTTGTGGCTTATTACACCGAGGCTTTAGCTTTGCGAGTTACAAGGCTATGGCCTCATATCTTTCATATTACTCCTCCAAGGGAATTTGATCGGATTGATGATGATTCTGGTTTTGGCACTGCTCTAAGGGTTTTGAACCAGGTCAGCCCGATTCCAAAGTTTCTTCATTTCACCGCAAATGAGACGTTGTTACGAGCTTTTGAAGGGAAAGACAGGATTCACATAATCGATTTCGACATCAAGCAGGGACTTCAATGGCCTAGTTTCTTTCAGAGTTTGGCTTCTAGGGCTAATCCTCCAAGTCACGTTAGAATCACAGGAATCGGTGAATCAAAGCAGGACCTAAACGAAACAGGCGACAGGTTAGCTGGTTTCGCAGACGCACTAAACTTGGGTTTTGAGTTCCATCCTGTTGTGGACAGGCTAGAAGACGTTAGGTTATGGATGCTTCACGTCAAGGATAAGGAAAGCGTCGCCGTCAACTGTATGTTACAGCTTCATAAAATCCTTTACGATACAAACGGAGGAGCGTTAAGGGATTTCTTAGGACTACTTCGAAGCACGAATCCGATATTAATAGTCATTGGAGAGCAAGAGGCTGAGCACAACGCTCCAAGCTTTGAATCAAGAGTCGCCAATTCGTTGAAGTATTATTCTGCGATTTTCGATTTGATCGATTCCAGCCTTCCGATGGAAAGTCCTGGTAGGATTAAAATCGAGGAGATGTTTGCGAAAGAGATGAGGAACATTGTTGCTTGTGAAGGGAATGGAAGGGTGGAAAGGCACGAGAGTTTCGAGAAATGGAAGAAGCTTGTAGAGGAAGGAAGTTTCTTGAGGTGCAAGGGAATCGGAGAAAGGGAGTTTCAACAAAGCCGGATGCTTTTGAGGATGTATAACAACAAGTATGAAGTGAAAATGGATGAGCAGAGTGGTGCAATTACTTTAAGTTGGTTAGATCAGCCTCTATACACAGTCTCAGCTTGGGAACCAGTTCTTGACATTGCAGGAGGGGCATCGTCGTCTTCCTTTCCTCAGCCGGTTTGA
- the LOC139883234 gene encoding F-box protein PP2-A12-like has product MGISFSAMYADDDPYGSSLCLPFPSPVAQSKPSLGDLPEDCVALVLQYLDPSEICKLAKLNRAFRGASWADFVWESKLPTNYQVIVNRVFGDQFEKLGKREIYTMLCRANSFDGDTKRAWLDKSTSGVCMSIASKGLTITGIDDRRYWNHIPTEESRFGTIAYLQHVWWFEVDGEVEFPFPAGTYSLFFRLQLGRTTKRFGRRICNTENVHGWDIKPARFQLWTSDGQYASSQCYLSDPGKWIYYHAGDFVVESQNVSSTKVKFSMTQIDCTHTKGGLCLDSVLVYPSHLKERLNHF; this is encoded by the exons ATGGGTATTAGTTTCTCAGCTATGTACGCTGATGATGACCCATATGGGTCTTCTTTGTGTTTGCCATTTCCATCACCGGTGGCGCAATCAAAACCGAGTCTTGGTGACTTACCGGAGGACTGTGTCGCTTTGGTTCTTCAATACTTGGATCCATCAGAGATATGTAAATTGGCGAAACTTAACAGGGCCTTTCGTGGTGCTTCGTGGGCTGATTTCGTCTGGGAATCGAAATTGCCGACGAATTATCAAGTTATCGTCAATAGGGTGTTTGGTGATCAATTCGAAAAGTTGGGCAAAAGAGAAATTTATACAATGCTCTGTCGAGCTAACTCTTTCGATGGTGATACCAAG AGAGCATGGCTGGATAAGAGTACCAGTGGTGTCTGCATGTCCATTGCTTCAAAGGGCTTGACGATCACTGGGATTGATGATCGGAGATATTGGAATCATATTCCTACTGAGGAATCTAG GTTTGGAACTATTGCATATCTTCAGCACGTCTGGTGGTTTGAAGTCGATGGAGAGGTTGAATTCCCGTTTCCAGCTGGCACCTACAGCCTCTTCTTCAGACTGCAGTTGGGGCGTACTACCAAGAGATTCGGTCGCAGGATCTGCAACACTGAGAATGTACATGGTTGGGACATAAAGCCTGCGAGATTTCAGTTGTGGACATCGGATGGTCAGTATGCTTCATCTCAGTGCTATTTGAGTGATCCTGGAAAGTGGATATATTACCATGCTGGGGACTTTGTCGTCGAGAGCCAGAATGTATCATCAACCAAGGTTAAATTTTCAATGACCCAGATTGATTGCACACATACAAAAGGTGGCCTCTGTTTAGATTCGGTACTGGTGTACCCAAGCCATCTCAAAGAAAGGTTAAACCATTTTTGA